Proteins from one Pyrobaculum neutrophilum V24Sta genomic window:
- a CDS encoding rhomboid family intramembrane serine protease: MALPIRDVNPTSTFPLVTKALVFVNIAVFIYELMRPEVVDQYAFVPALAWEEPYRWVTHMFLHGGLLHIVGNMIYLWVFGDNVEDHYGHGRFLALYLLWGLVAAFTHYWASAAQASMLAAAGPFGNPMYMPAVGASGAISGVLGAYMVLFPRARILTLVFFVVITLVEVPAWAYIGFWFLYQLFYGFTELVTLQVSGVAYFAHIGGFVAGAATALVYRRRRREYYWWYPTPW; the protein is encoded by the coding sequence TGGCTCTGCCTATACGGGACGTAAACCCAACTTCGACGTTTCCCCTGGTCACGAAAGCCCTCGTCTTCGTCAACATCGCGGTGTTTATATACGAGCTCATGCGGCCCGAGGTGGTGGACCAGTACGCCTTCGTGCCCGCCCTGGCGTGGGAGGAGCCCTACCGCTGGGTCACCCACATGTTTCTCCACGGCGGCCTCCTCCACATAGTCGGCAACATGATCTACCTCTGGGTCTTCGGCGACAACGTGGAGGATCACTATGGACACGGGCGTTTCCTAGCCCTCTACCTCCTCTGGGGTCTCGTTGCGGCGTTTACCCACTACTGGGCCTCGGCGGCGCAGGCCTCCATGTTGGCCGCCGCGGGGCCCTTTGGCAACCCCATGTACATGCCCGCGGTGGGGGCGTCGGGGGCGATCAGCGGCGTCCTCGGGGCCTATATGGTTCTCTTCCCCAGGGCCAGGATACTGACCCTGGTCTTCTTCGTGGTTATCACGCTGGTGGAGGTCCCAGCCTGGGCCTACATAGGCTTCTGGTTCCTCTACCAGCTCTTCTACGGCTTCACGGAGCTGGTCACCCTCCAGGTGAGCGGGGTGGCCTACTTCGCTCACATTGGCGGCTTCGTGGCGGGGGCCGCCACGGCGCTGGTGTACAGGCGGAGGAGGCGTGAGTACTACTGGTGGTACCCCACGCCCTGGTGA
- a CDS encoding winged helix-turn-helix domain-containing protein yields MLDNTKVQILRKIASQGYTTVGEVVKDLGISWGAAQWHLFWLENNGYIKSVNVNGTTIYILHCANAVRKLESIEQALSRGEAAQRR; encoded by the coding sequence GTGCTGGACAACACGAAGGTCCAGATCCTTAGGAAGATAGCGAGCCAGGGGTACACCACTGTGGGCGAAGTGGTGAAGGACCTCGGGATAAGCTGGGGGGCCGCCCAGTGGCACCTCTTCTGGCTTGAAAACAACGGATATATAAAGTCCGTAAACGTCAACGGGACAACTATATATATTCTCCACTGCGCCAACGCCGTTAGGAAGCTGGAGTCCATAGAGCAGGCCCTATCCAGGGGGGAGGCGGCACAGAGGAGGTAG
- a CDS encoding class I SAM-dependent methyltransferase: MLHFVWPYLARRGGAYSTSSAEAARWAFARVGIAGRRVYDLGCGYGRVLALARRMGAEVVGVEIDPVRWLICLLRCRCRVLLADMFKVDVSDADVVYIFQWPSVNARLSEKFRRELRRGAYVVSYMWEVPGLELVEQSPELRVYIYRV; this comes from the coding sequence GTGCTCCACTTCGTCTGGCCCTACCTCGCCAGGAGGGGCGGGGCCTACAGCACATCTAGCGCCGAGGCGGCCCGTTGGGCCTTTGCCAGGGTGGGGATCGCCGGGAGGAGGGTCTACGACTTGGGCTGCGGCTATGGGCGGGTGCTGGCTTTAGCTAGGCGCATGGGCGCCGAGGTTGTGGGGGTTGAGATAGACCCAGTTAGATGGCTCATATGTCTTCTGAGGTGCCGCTGCAGGGTTCTGCTTGCCGACATGTTCAAGGTCGATGTCTCAGACGCCGACGTGGTCTACATCTTTCAGTGGCCCTCAGTAAACGCGCGCCTGTCGGAGAAGTTCAGGCGTGAGCTGAGGCGCGGCGCCTACGTAGTTTCGTACATGTGGGAGGTGCCTGGCCTGGAGCTGGTGGAGCAAAGCCCCGAGCTGAGGGTCTACATATATAGGGTCTAA
- the leuS gene encoding leucine--tRNA ligase: MSELSRFFIELGERWQRRWREARVFEPEPAPGVPKYFITAAYPYPNGAIHIGHGRTYLVADVMARFQRHLGRSVLFPMGFHYTGTPILTIAEVIAAGDKAVMEEYMELYGVPEEEIKKMGDPLYLARYFHGQSKRAMERFGLSIDWTREFTTIDPEYQRFIQWQFEKLRKKGLIVRGRHPVGWCPRHSMPVGAHDTKDDKEPDIGQWTLVYFTDSEGLTFPTATLRPETVLGVTNLWINPDAEYVVAEFDGRRAVVSRDAAYRLSFQVGVKILREARGREFVGRMVQNPVTGEWVPVYEARFVDPKVGTGVVMSVPAHAPYDYAALRDLGTVKLIPLIRVEGYGDYPAKEVVERMGIKSQADPALEDATKEVYSAEYARGVMREDVAERVGAHLEEPARSMLRAVFKMYFAGRPVREAREFIARWLTEARLGGVMYDIMNKPVYCRCGTEIVVKVLEDQWFINYGESRWKEAARELVKEMSIVPGEARAQFLATIDWLDKRACARTRGLGTPLPWSSGWVIESLSDSTIYMAFYTVVKRIRQFGIRPEQLTEEFWDFVFLGQGSADEVSKKTGVPVEALKAIREEFEYWYPLDSRNSGKDLIPNHLTFFIFNHVAIFPREKWPRQIVANGWVLREGEKMSKSKRNVLPLDRAVEMYGPDPLRATLALAAEVEQDLDFRDAEARRNAQQLMSIYTLAQRLVQGAEERPPTWVDQWLVAEISRVLERAREAYEKVRVRQAAVEVLYNAKAVFDQYLAMVEKPSRQAVEAAKAWAVAMEPLVPHLAEELWATLGGAGFAALAPWPKLRAEPAALLAKRYVDMLIEDVKNIPAFGQGAKRVVIYVNRSFAWVKAALAGDVKTVIGAGVPPQQAKKVVDLVKTLGDEMRGLIAAVDHFDELEALRSYRNYVEKALGAPVEIYGADDPAAPDLGGKKRVALPLKPGIYVEK, from the coding sequence ATGAGCGAGCTCTCGCGGTTCTTCATAGAGCTTGGGGAGAGGTGGCAGAGGAGGTGGAGGGAGGCCCGGGTTTTCGAGCCTGAGCCGGCCCCCGGCGTCCCGAAGTATTTCATCACGGCGGCCTACCCCTACCCCAACGGGGCTATACACATCGGCCACGGGCGCACCTACCTGGTGGCCGACGTCATGGCCAGGTTCCAGAGACACCTCGGCAGATCTGTCCTCTTCCCGATGGGCTTCCACTACACAGGGACGCCTATACTCACAATCGCGGAGGTGATCGCGGCGGGAGACAAGGCCGTCATGGAGGAGTACATGGAGCTGTACGGCGTCCCCGAGGAGGAGATCAAGAAGATGGGGGACCCCCTCTACCTCGCCCGCTACTTCCACGGCCAGTCCAAGAGGGCGATGGAGAGGTTCGGCCTAAGCATAGACTGGACTAGGGAGTTCACCACAATAGACCCGGAGTACCAGCGCTTCATCCAGTGGCAGTTCGAGAAGCTGAGGAAGAAGGGGCTGATCGTGAGGGGGAGACACCCCGTGGGCTGGTGCCCAAGGCACTCGATGCCGGTAGGAGCTCACGACACCAAGGACGATAAGGAGCCCGACATTGGCCAGTGGACGCTGGTGTATTTCACGGACTCGGAGGGGCTGACCTTCCCCACGGCCACGCTTAGGCCGGAGACGGTGCTGGGCGTCACCAACCTCTGGATTAACCCAGACGCCGAGTACGTGGTGGCCGAGTTCGACGGGAGGCGTGCCGTAGTCAGCAGAGACGCGGCGTACCGCCTCTCCTTCCAGGTGGGGGTGAAGATCTTGAGGGAGGCCAGGGGCAGGGAGTTCGTGGGCCGCATGGTTCAGAACCCGGTGACCGGGGAGTGGGTGCCCGTATACGAGGCCCGGTTTGTGGACCCCAAGGTGGGGACCGGCGTTGTGATGTCTGTGCCCGCGCATGCGCCTTATGACTACGCCGCGCTCCGCGACCTAGGGACCGTGAAGCTGATCCCGCTGATAAGGGTGGAGGGGTACGGCGATTACCCAGCTAAGGAGGTCGTGGAGAGGATGGGGATAAAGAGCCAGGCGGACCCTGCCTTGGAGGACGCCACCAAGGAGGTGTATTCCGCGGAGTACGCGAGGGGCGTCATGAGGGAGGACGTCGCGGAGAGGGTGGGCGCCCACCTGGAGGAGCCAGCCAGATCGATGTTGCGCGCCGTGTTTAAGATGTACTTCGCGGGCAGGCCCGTGAGGGAGGCTCGGGAGTTCATAGCCAGATGGCTTACGGAGGCCCGCCTCGGCGGCGTCATGTACGACATAATGAACAAGCCTGTCTACTGCCGCTGCGGGACGGAGATCGTGGTTAAGGTGTTGGAGGACCAGTGGTTTATAAATTACGGCGAGTCCAGATGGAAGGAGGCAGCTAGAGAGCTTGTGAAGGAGATGTCCATCGTGCCGGGGGAGGCCCGGGCGCAGTTCCTCGCCACGATAGACTGGTTGGACAAGAGGGCGTGTGCCAGAACTCGCGGCCTCGGCACGCCGCTTCCCTGGAGCTCGGGTTGGGTGATAGAGAGCTTGAGCGACTCGACGATATATATGGCGTTTTACACGGTGGTGAAGAGGATCAGGCAGTTCGGCATAAGGCCGGAGCAACTGACGGAAGAGTTCTGGGACTTCGTCTTCTTGGGCCAGGGCTCGGCAGATGAAGTATCTAAGAAGACGGGGGTGCCGGTTGAGGCCCTCAAGGCCATCAGAGAGGAGTTCGAGTACTGGTACCCCCTGGACTCTAGGAACTCCGGCAAGGATCTCATCCCCAATCACCTGACCTTCTTCATCTTCAACCACGTGGCCATATTCCCCAGGGAGAAGTGGCCGCGGCAGATCGTGGCCAACGGCTGGGTGCTTAGAGAGGGCGAGAAGATGTCGAAGTCCAAGCGCAACGTCCTACCTCTTGATAGAGCGGTGGAGATGTACGGCCCGGACCCGCTTAGGGCCACCCTGGCTCTCGCCGCCGAGGTGGAGCAGGATCTGGACTTCAGAGACGCCGAGGCTAGGAGAAACGCCCAGCAGCTGATGTCCATATATACGCTGGCGCAGAGGCTTGTACAAGGCGCCGAGGAGCGGCCGCCGACGTGGGTAGACCAGTGGCTTGTGGCTGAGATCTCCAGGGTGTTGGAGAGGGCTAGAGAGGCCTACGAGAAGGTGAGAGTTAGGCAAGCGGCGGTGGAGGTGCTCTACAACGCCAAGGCGGTCTTCGACCAGTACCTCGCCATGGTGGAGAAACCATCTAGGCAGGCTGTGGAGGCCGCCAAGGCGTGGGCGGTGGCGATGGAGCCCCTCGTGCCGCATCTGGCCGAGGAGCTCTGGGCTACCCTTGGCGGGGCTGGATTCGCGGCGCTGGCTCCCTGGCCTAAGCTGAGGGCTGAGCCGGCGGCGCTTCTCGCGAAGAGGTACGTCGACATGTTGATTGAGGACGTGAAAAACATACCGGCCTTTGGCCAAGGGGCTAAGCGCGTCGTGATCTACGTCAACAGGTCCTTTGCCTGGGTTAAGGCGGCTTTGGCGGGAGATGTGAAAACGGTCATAGGCGCGGGCGTGCCGCCTCAGCAGGCCAAGAAGGTGGTTGACTTGGTAAAAACGCTGGGGGATGAGATGAGGGGGCTCATAGCCGCCGTGGATCACTTCGACGAGCTAGAGGCGCTTAGATCCTACAGGAACTACGTCGAGAAGGCGCTCGGGGCGCCGGTGGAGATCTACGGCGCAGATGACCCAGCGGCGCCGGATCTCGGCGGTAAGAAGAGGGTCGCCCTGCCTTTGAAGCCGGGCATCTACGTGGAGAAGTAG
- the rgy gene encoding reverse gyrase — protein MDLPYVVYLHSCPNCGGPITSDRLAAGLPCRECMPKEPRAASLREVVEALRRRRALRELSWVADYLREYSDFSSFFARVVGYEMWGAQRLWARRLVRGKSFAVVAPTGSGKTTFVLVSALYMAGRGRRALLIFPTSALAHQAHRKLLGFAERAGLNVRVVAYHSLLGEKEREEALAAVERGDFDVLVVTSAFLPRRFDLLSRYKFDFVAADDVDSILRATSKNIDRILRLLGVSDEVLKTALDAINLAKQLRKAEVAGDLKEAERLERELASLRAKLQEAVRGLKLGVFIASGALAKARRTTRLLLFREILGFDVGGRAEGLRNVVDLYVEAAHDVVQQTIDLLRRLGPGGIVYVQDRELGMAVAAKAREEGLAVEHFFRPRRGVLERFESGEVAALVGLGSSRSALVRGIDLPHVIRYVVFVGVPKFRFRVRLEEFSIPAYLTFLYNVRSVLAGEARYRADRLIGQLRRLAPYALSVQEALKKAAEGAELTGFDRHAVDVVKSAVEFVNGLLAREDIRRAIETSTEVKLAYIDGELYVLVPDVTTYIQGSGRTSRLYAGGLSKGLSVVVVDDQKVFQALRRELKLRFDEAEFKHINEVDLGAVLEEVDKDRRAIRDIMEGRVSPAARGVDLLKTVLMIVESPTKARTIANFFGRPSLIIADGVPIYEVSTGDAVLMVTASLGHIYELPTSLKRVDPAQRAVLAKWFGDLKHDGYDAEEYAVIVKEEGFIPVYNKIWRCRGAVYVDDADVPADCRPLDVLSAIRNIAVEVDTVLLGTDPDSEGEKIAFDLYLGLRPYVSDIRRVEFHEVTRKAVLNALANPRGVSYPLVKSQIVRRVEDRWLGFGLSKLLQAKFSNQNLSAGRVQTPVLGWVVETYEESLRNRVYNVDLQLDDVDLRLQIPGDVLQVLRKKKRVAIRKTGEEERAVNPPPPYTTDEMLRDAVNKLGFSADYAMRIAQELFESGLITYHRTDSTRVSTAGIAIAREYVAKRFGEAAFRPRPWGEAAEGAHEAIRPTRPIDVEELRGLVNAGVLQLAVQMTRSHYLLYDLIFRRFIASQMEPSVVKVAKYAVEIDGHVLEIERAVDIVSQGFQQLYPVTAVEPELPTGTLDVAVKRYRVVRRILSQADVLALMRQRGIGRPSTYARILQVLAKRYYVYVAGRRKLMIPTKRGAEIYHFLRENFGSLVSEERTRLIEQHMDAIEVGKARYEEVLKELFDEFRRDVLPRLAYFST, from the coding sequence GTGGATTTGCCATACGTCGTATATCTTCACAGCTGTCCCAACTGCGGCGGGCCTATAACCTCCGATAGACTAGCCGCCGGCCTTCCCTGCCGCGAGTGTATGCCGAAGGAGCCCAGGGCCGCGTCGCTGAGGGAGGTTGTGGAGGCCCTCCGGAGGAGGAGGGCTCTGAGGGAGCTCTCGTGGGTCGCCGACTACCTCCGCGAGTACTCCGACTTCTCGTCCTTCTTCGCCAGGGTCGTGGGGTACGAGATGTGGGGGGCCCAGAGGCTGTGGGCGAGGAGGCTGGTGAGGGGGAAGAGCTTCGCCGTGGTGGCCCCCACGGGGTCCGGGAAGACGACCTTCGTGCTTGTATCTGCGCTGTATATGGCGGGGAGGGGGCGGAGGGCGCTCTTGATCTTCCCCACCTCCGCCCTTGCGCACCAAGCACATAGGAAGCTCCTGGGATTCGCCGAAAGAGCTGGGTTAAACGTGAGGGTGGTGGCCTACCACTCCCTGCTGGGGGAGAAGGAGAGGGAGGAGGCGCTGGCGGCTGTGGAGCGGGGAGACTTCGACGTGTTGGTGGTCACGTCGGCTTTCCTGCCCAGGAGGTTCGACCTATTGAGCAGATACAAGTTCGACTTCGTCGCGGCTGACGACGTAGATAGCATACTGAGGGCCACGAGCAAAAACATCGACAGAATCCTCCGTCTGCTGGGGGTTTCAGACGAGGTGTTGAAAACCGCGTTAGACGCCATAAACCTCGCCAAGCAGCTCAGGAAGGCGGAGGTGGCGGGCGATCTCAAGGAGGCGGAGCGCTTGGAGCGCGAGCTGGCGTCGCTTAGGGCGAAGCTCCAGGAGGCTGTCAGAGGCTTAAAGCTGGGCGTATTTATAGCGTCCGGCGCCTTGGCTAAGGCCAGGAGGACCACCCGTCTGCTTCTGTTTAGGGAGATCTTGGGCTTCGACGTCGGAGGCAGAGCCGAGGGCTTGCGCAACGTGGTAGATCTATACGTCGAGGCGGCGCACGACGTGGTGCAACAGACCATCGATCTTCTGAGGAGGCTGGGGCCGGGGGGCATTGTGTATGTCCAAGATAGAGAGCTGGGCATGGCGGTGGCGGCGAAGGCTAGGGAGGAGGGGCTAGCCGTAGAGCACTTCTTTAGACCGCGCCGCGGCGTGTTGGAGAGGTTTGAAAGCGGCGAGGTGGCGGCCCTCGTGGGGCTGGGCTCGTCGCGGTCTGCCCTAGTGAGAGGCATCGATCTACCCCACGTGATTAGGTACGTGGTTTTCGTCGGCGTGCCTAAGTTCCGGTTTAGGGTTAGGCTGGAGGAGTTCTCCATACCGGCCTATTTGACCTTTCTCTACAACGTGAGGTCGGTCCTAGCCGGCGAGGCGAGATACAGGGCCGATAGGCTCATCGGCCAGCTCCGGAGGCTGGCCCCCTACGCCCTAAGCGTACAAGAGGCTCTGAAGAAGGCGGCTGAGGGCGCCGAGCTGACGGGCTTCGACAGACACGCGGTGGATGTGGTGAAGTCCGCCGTCGAGTTCGTAAACGGACTCCTTGCGAGGGAGGACATACGGCGGGCTATAGAGACCTCGACGGAGGTTAAGCTGGCGTATATCGACGGGGAGCTCTACGTCTTGGTGCCAGACGTCACCACGTATATACAGGGGAGCGGGAGGACGTCTCGTCTATACGCCGGTGGCCTCTCCAAAGGCCTCAGCGTTGTGGTGGTGGACGACCAGAAGGTGTTTCAAGCGCTTAGGAGAGAGCTCAAGCTCAGGTTCGACGAGGCGGAGTTTAAACACATAAACGAGGTGGATCTAGGCGCAGTCCTCGAGGAGGTGGATAAAGACAGGAGGGCCATAAGGGACATAATGGAGGGGAGGGTCAGCCCCGCGGCGAGAGGAGTCGACCTTCTAAAGACCGTGTTGATGATCGTGGAGTCCCCCACCAAGGCTAGGACGATAGCCAACTTCTTCGGGCGGCCCAGCTTAATTATCGCAGACGGCGTGCCGATATATGAGGTCTCGACGGGAGATGCCGTGCTTATGGTCACGGCGTCGCTGGGCCACATCTACGAGCTACCCACGTCCCTCAAGAGGGTTGACCCCGCTCAACGCGCCGTCTTGGCCAAATGGTTCGGCGATCTTAAACATGACGGCTACGACGCCGAGGAGTACGCGGTTATCGTGAAAGAGGAGGGTTTTATCCCAGTCTACAACAAGATCTGGAGATGCCGCGGGGCGGTCTACGTAGACGACGCAGATGTGCCCGCGGACTGCAGACCCCTCGACGTTTTGTCGGCCATTAGGAACATAGCGGTTGAGGTCGACACTGTGCTTCTCGGCACGGACCCCGACTCGGAGGGCGAGAAGATCGCCTTCGACCTCTACCTGGGCCTGCGGCCTTACGTGTCGGACATAAGAAGGGTGGAGTTCCACGAGGTGACTAGGAAGGCCGTGCTCAACGCCCTGGCCAACCCCAGGGGCGTGAGCTATCCGTTGGTAAAATCGCAGATCGTGAGGAGGGTCGAGGACAGATGGCTGGGCTTTGGGCTCAGCAAGCTACTGCAGGCCAAGTTCAGCAACCAGAACCTCTCCGCCGGCAGAGTCCAGACCCCCGTCTTGGGCTGGGTTGTGGAGACCTACGAGGAATCGCTGAGGAACAGGGTCTACAACGTAGACCTCCAGCTGGACGACGTCGACTTAAGACTGCAGATACCCGGCGACGTTCTCCAGGTTCTGCGGAAGAAGAAGAGAGTTGCCATTAGGAAGACCGGCGAGGAGGAGAGAGCCGTCAACCCTCCCCCGCCCTATACCACAGACGAGATGTTGAGAGACGCGGTGAACAAGCTGGGCTTCTCGGCGGACTACGCCATGAGGATCGCGCAGGAGCTCTTCGAAAGCGGTCTCATCACCTACCACCGTACAGACAGCACAAGGGTCTCCACGGCTGGTATAGCCATAGCGAGGGAGTACGTAGCCAAGAGGTTCGGGGAGGCGGCCTTTAGGCCTAGGCCGTGGGGGGAGGCGGCCGAGGGGGCCCACGAGGCTATTAGGCCGACTAGGCCGATAGACGTTGAGGAGCTGAGGGGCCTCGTCAACGCAGGAGTGCTACAGCTGGCGGTGCAGATGACGAGGAGCCACTACCTCCTATACGATCTGATCTTCAGGAGGTTCATCGCCAGCCAGATGGAGCCCAGCGTTGTAAAAGTGGCGAAATACGCCGTGGAGATAGATGGACACGTCCTAGAGATAGAGAGGGCCGTCGACATCGTAAGCCAGGGCTTTCAACAGCTCTACCCGGTGACCGCGGTTGAGCCCGAGCTCCCCACGGGAACGCTGGACGTAGCCGTGAAGAGGTACCGCGTTGTTAGGAGGATACTCTCGCAGGCGGACGTCTTGGCGTTGATGCGACAGAGGGGCATAGGGAGGCCGAGCACCTACGCCCGGATACTCCAGGTCTTAGCCAAGAGGTACTACGTCTACGTCGCCGGACGCAGAAAGCTGATGATACCCACCAAGAGGGGGGCGGAGATATACCACTTCCTAAGGGAGAACTTCGGAAGCCTCGTGTCCGAGGAGAGGACGCGCCTCATTGAGCAACACATGGACGCCATAGAGGTGGGCAAAGCCAGATACGAGGAGGTGTTAAAGGAGCTCTTCGACGAGTTCAGGAGGGATGTTCTGCCGCGCCTAGCCTACTTCTCCACGTAG
- a CDS encoding ADP-ribose-binding protein translates to MDFAVGGVAISLMKGDITEVEADAIVNAANSFLEHGGGVAGAIVRKGGSVIQEESREWVRRHGPVPVGGVAVTSAGRLRAKYVIHAVGPRCGAEPIEKLAEAVKNALIKAEELGLVSIAFPAISTGVFGCPYDEAARQMAAAIREVAPSLKRVRRILVVLYGDETYRRFVEVFKKAFS, encoded by the coding sequence ATGGATTTCGCGGTGGGGGGCGTCGCCATCTCGCTGATGAAGGGCGATATAACGGAGGTTGAGGCGGACGCCATAGTCAACGCCGCTAACTCCTTTCTAGAACACGGCGGAGGCGTAGCCGGGGCCATAGTGAGGAAGGGGGGATCTGTGATACAGGAGGAGAGCAGGGAGTGGGTGAGGAGGCACGGGCCCGTGCCCGTGGGCGGCGTCGCTGTGACTTCTGCGGGGAGGCTGAGGGCTAAGTACGTCATCCACGCCGTTGGGCCTCGGTGCGGGGCCGAGCCTATAGAGAAGCTGGCCGAGGCCGTTAAAAACGCCCTTATTAAGGCGGAGGAGCTGGGCCTCGTCTCCATCGCCTTTCCAGCGATAAGCACCGGGGTGTTCGGCTGTCCCTACGACGAGGCGGCGCGTCAGATGGCGGCCGCGATTAGGGAGGTAGCCCCATCTCTGAAAAGAGTGAGGCGGATTCTCGTCGTTCTCTACGGCGACGAGACCTACAGGAGGTTTGTGGAGGTTTTTAAAAAGGCGTTTAGCTAG
- a CDS encoding SRPBCC family protein, translated as MAVRFKVERKTESPDSAWAKMSDVENMPRYWGGHREVKILERRGSLLLAQVRFAFPGPLNKAMAEVYIDGGRREVVMRYLKGPFTGTVVNYVRNNVVGSIWDVRLHPLFRIAKPWIENHFRKGVEHAVEQLTQT; from the coding sequence ATGGCTGTAAGGTTCAAGGTGGAACGGAAAACCGAAAGCCCGGACTCGGCTTGGGCAAAGATGTCGGACGTGGAAAATATGCCGAGGTACTGGGGAGGACACAGGGAGGTGAAGATCTTAGAGAGGCGGGGAAGCCTGCTTCTGGCGCAGGTCAGATTCGCCTTCCCAGGCCCCCTCAACAAGGCCATGGCCGAGGTCTATATAGACGGCGGCAGAAGGGAGGTGGTCATGCGGTATTTGAAAGGTCCATTCACAGGCACCGTGGTGAACTACGTGAGAAACAACGTAGTCGGTAGCATCTGGGACGTCCGCCTCCACCCCCTCTTCAGAATTGCAAAGCCGTGGATAGAAAACCATTTTAGAAAGGGGGTAGAACACGCGGTGGAGCAACTGACGCAGACATAA
- a CDS encoding V-type ATP synthase subunit B: MLTPVVSYSTVKEVKGPLLVIERTRGVAYGEIGEVVGPDGEPRRVQVIEVGTDYAVAQVLGGTLGLPAKGSTVRFYGKTLKLPVSEELIGRILDGKGQPRDHMPLPPPEDFRDVNGEPLNPYSREYPEEPIETGISAIDGLYTLVRGQKLPIFSGTGLPHNLMAAQVVRQSTVRGSEEGFAVVFVGVGIKTEEAIFFMDEFRKTGALRRAVAVLNLASDPVAERILAPRVGLTIAEYLAWQLGYHVLVVITDMTNYCEGLRELSSGRGELPGRRGYPGYMYTDLATIYERAGKARGKKGSVTQFPILTMPHDDITHPIPDLTGYITEGQLVLSRSMWGKGIYPPFDVIMSLSRLAKDAIGEGKTREDHKDVANTLISAYSKALELRNLATLVGERNLGWRERRYLRFADAFEQRFIKQGYYERRSFEETLDIGWDVMSILPEDELTNARPQITQKFYRRHIFESIKL, encoded by the coding sequence ATGCTAACACCCGTAGTTTCCTACTCAACCGTAAAAGAGGTGAAGGGCCCTCTCCTGGTCATTGAGAGGACGAGGGGCGTGGCCTACGGCGAAATCGGCGAGGTTGTTGGGCCAGACGGCGAGCCTAGGAGGGTCCAGGTGATCGAGGTGGGCACAGACTACGCGGTGGCGCAGGTGCTGGGGGGCACCCTAGGCCTGCCGGCGAAGGGATCCACGGTGAGGTTCTACGGCAAAACGCTGAAGCTCCCAGTGTCTGAGGAGCTCATCGGGAGGATTCTAGACGGGAAGGGCCAGCCGAGGGACCACATGCCGCTTCCGCCGCCCGAGGACTTCCGCGACGTAAACGGCGAGCCGCTTAACCCCTACTCCAGGGAGTACCCGGAGGAGCCCATTGAGACGGGCATCTCCGCCATCGACGGCTTGTACACCCTGGTGAGGGGCCAGAAGTTGCCGATATTCTCCGGCACAGGTCTACCCCACAACCTCATGGCCGCCCAGGTGGTTAGGCAGTCCACCGTGAGAGGGTCAGAGGAGGGCTTCGCCGTGGTTTTCGTGGGGGTCGGCATCAAGACGGAGGAGGCCATCTTCTTCATGGACGAGTTTAGAAAGACCGGCGCCCTCAGGAGAGCCGTGGCGGTGCTGAACCTCGCCTCCGACCCCGTGGCGGAGCGTATCCTGGCGCCCCGCGTCGGCTTAACCATCGCCGAGTACCTCGCCTGGCAGCTGGGCTACCACGTGCTGGTGGTCATCACAGACATGACCAACTACTGCGAGGGGCTGAGGGAGCTCTCCTCGGGGAGAGGCGAGCTCCCGGGCAGACGCGGCTACCCAGGCTATATGTACACCGACCTGGCCACGATCTACGAGCGTGCCGGCAAGGCCCGCGGCAAGAAGGGCTCGGTGACGCAGTTCCCCATCCTCACGATGCCCCACGACGACATAACCCACCCAATCCCCGACCTCACGGGATACATCACCGAGGGCCAGCTTGTCCTCAGCCGCTCCATGTGGGGCAAGGGCATCTACCCGCCCTTCGACGTCATCATGTCGCTTTCCCGCCTAGCCAAGGACGCCATCGGCGAGGGCAAGACCAGGGAGGATCACAAGGACGTGGCCAACACGCTCATATCCGCCTACTCCAAGGCCCTGGAGCTGAGAAACCTAGCCACCCTAGTTGGGGAGCGCAACCTCGGCTGGAGAGAGAGGAGGTACCTCCGCTTCGCCGACGCCTTCGAGCAGAGGTTTATCAAGCAGGGCTACTACGAGAGGAGATCCTTCGAGGAGACGCTGGACATCGGGTGGGACGTCATGTCCATACTGCCGGAGGACGAGCTAACCAACGCCAGGCCGCAGATCACCCAGAAGTTCTACCGTAGACACATCTTCGAAAGCATAAAGCTCTGA